The Juglans regia cultivar Chandler chromosome 11, Walnut 2.0, whole genome shotgun sequence genome contains the following window.
GATCTCACTTCATAGATTCATACAAGCAGATCACATACATATAGTAAATTTATCTTCAAGCAATAAGTTGAAAAATAGGAACCAAATTCTTCTTACCTGCTGCATGCTGCATGCTTGCAGGTTCTTCTTGGTGACAAACTCCGTAGCATGTGCGTATGCAGCAGGATCTTTGGTATACTCTGTGGCAGCCCCAAGCTTCAAACACAATGCAACTTTGGTACTAAGCATCCTAGACCTGATCATGATGGCTCTTCTCTATTCCGCCAATGGGGCAGCGGCTGCTATTGGGCTCGTTGGCCGCGACGGAAACTCACACGTGCAATGGAGAAAGATCTGTGATGTGTTTGATGGCTATTGCCACCAGTTGGCAGCTGCCCTAGTCCTCTCTCTTATTGGGTCTTTTGCATTTCTTTGGCTCgttcttctttccattttggGCCTCCACAAgaagtcaaaataaaaataaagatatcaCGCGAGGCTCTGGGAAATTGATTGTATGGGATTAGGGTTAGTGGAGGGAAACTTGTTCTCTGTTGCAGTGCTTGTAATTAGTAGTACGTAGTAAATGCTTGCGGTATGggaagaactatatatatatatatctatatatatatatatatatatatatatatatatatagataagtaAGTGCTTTGATGATCTGTAGCAAATTTGATGCCGAGCGCGCAGCAGCTGGCCGTTGGTGTGGTTATTAATTGATGTtggaatctatatatattatatgatcgaGACATGagtacaaaatatatgaatttgatATAGGAAATTGCAGCTTTAATTATAccatattcttattttatttcgaTTTATTCAATTCATGTGTTGACGTGATATTATTCATCGATAtatctttgattttgttttaaaaaatattggtaaTTCATCCTCTAATGATTAATGGATATagtaattaacataattttttttttattcttttttcaataaGTCATGTTTCAGGATCATGATATATAATGCCCGGATTAATTCCATGAATGATCTTGAccattcattatatataaattctaccCCAAGATGATCACCATTATCATAATAATTGACATAGATGGCCAATTTCACCCGGTCCAATGGCGGCGATCATGGAGGAGTGATCATCGGATCAACTGCCCTTCATGACcttaaatttcatttcttataatttcaataaatggtcaatatttataaatagtagatcTAGAATTGGCCGAAAGATGCAAACGGATCCATATATCGAATTCTCAAAAgtgattgcatgcatgcagtggcctatttttaattaatttagctGCGAGGATTACTGTTAACATGTTGATATTCGTTTGAAGCAAAAGCCAACCTCCCTGGCCTGGTGCATGGCTAATTAGTTTGGCATTTCATGCAAGAGGGAAGAGGCTAATTAAAGACTAGGATCACCATCTTGGGTgggtgaaagaaagaaaaaaaaagataggaaTTCTGGATTCTGTATTCACACTCTGggagttgaaatgaattacaCTATAAGTCTTTACCGAGAACCTATGCACTCCTTGGTTACATTAGTCAAAATTTTGCTCCGACACCCGataccaataataataataataaaaaaaaaatgcatgcatgctgtacTTTTGTCCTACGatcataattgaaaaaattccaTGCAAGCCCATGTTGGCGGCCTTGACTTCCAGGTGCTGGTAGCAGTTTTCCATGACAATATATAAGCGGCCAAATCCGAGCAGCTTTGATATTGACTATAAAAGAAGCAAGAAGACGGGAGAATTGGATAATTTGATCATTATATAGAAGGCGATTAATTACTCGAGTCATCAGGGTTATccaaaatgattgaaaaacgATGGACTGGAAAATAGTACCGTTtattaaggatatatatatcatctagGTCCTAAAAGATGCTAGATCACTGAACATGACAATCAAGATACACAAGTATCAATTTCATTACACACAACTTTGCTAAATGTGCAACATCCAACAAGATTACTAGATGCATTTCCCGTCGTcctgttaagaatataatacaaataattaaatttacatttttttatcagtttaaaattttgagataagtgatttcatatggtatcagagcaagtaTCCTGAGTTTGAATCTTGAGTACTCTATCCCACCTCACATCTTTCACCTAGGATTTTGTCGTGGTCCCCTTGAATTTGGTCTCCTAGTCTCTTGTTTGTATTGTTCCACTGTTTGCTCTTTTCTTTTGGGGGGGTGATTAATTGGACGTTAGCGGGAGAAATAATCACAGAagttcccaaaaaaaaaaaaaaaaaaaaaggaccacAAATAGGAACTATTGCACCAGATCAGAGTCGTTTGAGTGTCATCATGAAGTGGTTGAATCTTGAATGCTTCTATACCTAAACAAAAGTGGTTGACAAATCATTCCTAGCAGTGTCCATCATGGTCCAAACAAACttctattcaatattttctcattGAATCTGAAAGAAGTTATGGGAATATCTTATGGTGATATCATATCCAATGCAATGGTTCATGGAGTTTTTAATCCTTGTGCTTATACTTCAGCACTATAATTGGAAGCTCTACGCACGATCGACCCGCTTAACTCTAAATACGTGTCTAGCGACTCTATAAAAAGTCGAGAAATGTcagaattctcaaaataattatgtgtgtatatatagatatacatgCTTATGTATTGATAACATAGGTATTTTAATAGTG
Protein-coding sequences here:
- the LOC108992135 gene encoding CASP-like protein 1E1, with the protein product MDGVLRSDVKEMESPTPSRRIRIYDVLLRFLGLAFTFVAAVLVGVTRETKIVPITISQGVPVLHIPFTAKWQYMSAFVFFLVTNSVACAYAAGSLVYSVAAPSFKHNATLVLSILDLIMMALLYSANGAAAAIGLVGRDGNSHVQWRKICDVFDGYCHQLAAALVLSLIGSFAFLWLVLLSILGLHKKSK